From Ipomoea triloba cultivar NCNSP0323 chromosome 5, ASM357664v1, the proteins below share one genomic window:
- the LOC116021304 gene encoding PRA1 family protein F1-like, which produces MATHYGTFPAAITNQALRQQIIRSGLLESRRPWKQMLSFSIPQTFAESLTRLNANISYFFTNYTIFIMFLVFLCLLFRPVPLTVSVAVMAAWLFFYFLRDDPVSILGYVVDERMVLAWLSIFTVLLLFLTVTVKVVVALVVGVVAVVVHGVFRKPDDSLIMVRDYEEGIGGSAGSCPTPNVNFKGTAIASVSSSSSSSFSY; this is translated from the coding sequence ATGGCAACACACTACGGCACGTTCCCGGCGGCGATAACCAACCAAGCATTGCGGCAACAGATCATCAGATCGGGCCTCCTCGAATCCCGGCGTCCATGGAAGCAAATGCTCTCTTTCTCCATCCCACAGACCTTCGCAGAATCACTCACACGTTTGAACGCCAACATCTCATATTTCTTCACCAACTACACAATATTCATCATGTTCCTCGTCTTTCTCTGCCTGTTATTCCGCCCCGTCCCCCTCACCGTCTCCGTCGCCGTCATGGCTGCATGGCTTTTCTTTTACTTCCTCCGCGATGACCCGGTGTCTATATTGGGATACGTGGTGGATGAGCGCATGGTCCTAGCCTGGCTGTCCATTTTCACGGTGCTTCTGTTGTTCTTGACGGTGACCGTGAAGGTGGTGGTGGCGCTGGTGGTCGgagtggtggcggtggtggtgcATGGGGTGTTCAGGAAGCCAGATGATTCGCTCATAATGGTGAGGGATTATGAAGAAGGGATAGGAGGATCAGCAGGTTCATGTCCAACTCCGAACGTGAATTTCAAAGGGACTGCTATTGCTTCtgtatcatcttcttcttcctcttcatttTCTTATTGA
- the LOC116019419 gene encoding ectonucleotide pyrophosphatase/phosphodiesterase family member 1-like — MNSDSLSLLSPNKKSTTIPTKEEGEEEEETPKSTIALLSFNTDSSSVNPSKPTFTTLILTSLFLITSIALFAAIVFAFLYFSSSSSSDSSEVSRSLKKLKRPVVLLVSSDGFRFGFQYKATTPNIHRLIKNGTEAEMGLIPVFPSLTFPNHYSIVTGVYPAYHGIINNFFIDPNTGDYFTMQSHDPKWWLAEPLWETVVNHGLKAATYFWPGSEVNKGCWTCPEFYCKRYNSSVAFEDRVDTVLKYFDLPSDEIPSFITLYFEDPDHQGHKVGPDDPEITEAVIRIDRMIGRLIQGLEGRGVFEDVNIIMVGDHGMVGTCDKKLIFLDDLSPWIQISKDWVLSYSPLLAIQPPYNYSAKDVVAKMNEGLQSGKIENGQYLKVYLKEELPGRLHYSGSSRIAPIIGLIDEAFKVEQKNTERKECGGSHGYDNALFSMRSIFISHGPRFARGRKVPSFENVEIYNLVTAILNIEGAPNNGTASFPDKLILP; from the coding sequence ATGAATTCTGACTCACTTTCCTTGTTATCACCAAACAAAAAATCTACCACAATCCCCACTAAGgaggaaggagaagaagaagaagaaaccccAAAGTCAACCATAGCTTTGCTGTCTTTCAACACTGATTCTTCTTCAGTCAATCCTTCAAAACCCACCTTCACTACCCTGATTCTCACTTCTCTTTTTCTCATCACTTCCATAGCTCTCTTTGCAGCCATTGTTTTTGCCTTTCTCTACttctcatcttcttcctcatcagATTCTTCTGAGGTTTCAAGATCACTCAAAAAACTCAAACGGCCAGTTGTCCTTTTGGTATCTTCTGATGGGTTTAGGTTTGGGTTCCAATATAAAGCCACCACTCCAAACATTCACAGGTTAATCAAGAATGGGACAGAAGCTGAGATGGGTTTAATTCCAGTCTTCCCATCTCTGACTTTCCCTAACCATTACTCTATTGTCACTGGTGTCTACCCTGCTTATCATGGGATAATAAACAATTTCTTTATTGATCCTAACACTGGTGACTATTTCACTATGCAAAGCCATGATCCTAAGTGGTGGCTTGCCGAACCGCTTTGGGAAACTGTGGTGAATCATGGTTTGAAGGCTGCAACTTACTTCTGGCCTGGGTCTGAAGTGAATAAAGGTTGTTGGACATGCCCGGAGTTTTACTGTAAACGATATAATAGTTCTGTGGCCTTTGAGGATAGAGTGGATACTGTATTGAAGTACTTTGATTTGCCTAGTGATGAAATTCCTTCTTTTATAACATTGTATTTTGAGGACCCTGATCACCAGGGCCACAAGGTTGGGCCTGATGACCCTGAGATCACAGAAGCTGTGATTAGAATTGATAGGATGATTGGGAGGTTGATTCAAGGTCTTGAAGGTAGAGGGGTTTTTGAGGATGTGAACATTATCATGGTTGGTGATCATGGGATGGTGGGCACTTGTGATAAAAAGCTCATCTTTTTGGATGATTTGTCTCCATGGATTCAAATCTCAAAGGATTGGGTTCTCTCCTATTCTCCACTTCTTGCAATTCAACCACCATATAACTACTCTGCTAAGGATGTTGTTGCCAAGATGAATGAGGGGTTGCAATCAGGGAAAATTGAGAATGGGCAGTACCTGAAAGTGTATCTCAAGGAGGAGCTACCTGGCAGGCTGCATTATTCAGGCAGTTCCCGAATTGCCCCGATCATCGGGTTGATTGATGAGGCGTTTAAGGTCGAGCAGAAGAACACTGAGAGGAAAGAGTGTGGCGGATCGCATGGCTATGACAATGCATTATTCTCGATGAGGTCCATTTTCATCAGCCATGGTCCTCGCTTTGCCAGAGGCCGAAAAGTGCCATCTTTTGAGAATGTTGAGATATACAACTTGGTCACTGCAATCCTCAACATAGAAGGTGCACCTAATAACGGCACAGCTTCATTTCCAGACAAACTCATTCTGCCCTGA
- the LOC116018791 gene encoding uncharacterized protein LOC116018791 isoform X1: MPGTIQVSVLEFKELSSSSPPSSVSLKVSMGKTVYQTWDKGDFTFPLTTFRDDLVVMLQDDEGNEISHTGVKTTLIVEKGSWDDIFHLEGGGYVHMKLQFILSEDERNRIRNVRESAMRKKQDRICGIAETATAVRDFKRELSDRTEGTSSSPMRQEDEVPLREHDRRSPAEKLETQSTPSTALVGPISEQHAQSKLRVLEINAAAGTTLGFQKKGDNKSSKPEGQVSGKTSSSVRKMISAFETSLSQQERRPLAKTQASKSQPNIVGMGGSLKDPLVSKTWQETQTNTGKNGESSRTALNPVGIKPSYSYKNLESTATTISSKGNSSIKNSLSIRESGTVSGRTNKDHSASVAEKKGRELGSDISRAIDFQRAASNEKLKSLASESSGAWIFPDNMRHLCITTAGKEVLNFLEDSSTEVNVHQSKMRISLQGKQDSLQGTDPTMKGSEKLHKPYEGSEKHGSSGPFGQVLKIAVIIGFGIFVLLNRQKETRTSEARSKDRNFATAPDYMDRLTPSEEQWRTLMEKED; encoded by the exons ATGCCAGGAACAATCCAAGTTTCAG TTTTGGAATTCAAGGAGCTTTCATCTTCATCACCACCCTCCTCAGTTTCTCTTAAAG TTTCCATGGGGAAGACAGTATACCAAACTTGGGATAAAGGAGATTTCACATT CCCCTTGACAACCTTTCGAGACGATTTGGTTGTTATGCTTCAGGATGATGAGGGGAATGAAATTTCTCATACAG GTGTTAAAACCACATTAATAGTTGAAAAGGGCTCCTGGGATGACATATTTCATCTTGAAGGAGGGGGTTATGTCCACATGAAGTTGCAGTTCATCCTCAGTGAAGATGAACGCAACCGCATTCGCAATGtg AGAGAATCTGCTATGAGAAAGAAGCAAGACAGAATTTGTGGTATAGCAGAAACTGCCACTGCTGTCAGGGATTTTAAGAGGGAGCTTTCAG ATAGAACTGAAGGAACTTCATCTTCTCCCATGAGACAAGAGGATGAAGTACCTCTTCGTGAACATGACAGACGGTCACCTGCAGAGAAGCTTGAAACTCAATCAACGCCAAGCACTGCCCTCGTAGGACCAATTTCTGAGCAGCATGCTCAATCTAAGTTGCGAGTCTTGGAGATAAATGCTGCTGCGGGGACAACATTAGGATTCCAGAAGAAAGGCGACAACAAATCTAGTAAACCTGAAGGACAGGTATCTGGGAAAACATCTAGCAGTGTTAGAAAAATGATAAGTGCCTTTGAAACGAGTTTATCTCAG CAGGAAAGAAGGCCACTCGCGAAAACACAAGCATCAAAATCTCAACCGAACATAGTTGGAATGGGTGGTTCTCTAAAGGATCCTCTTGTTTCCAAGACTTGGCAAGAAACCCAAACTAATACAGGGAAAAACGGGGAGAGTAGTCGCACTGCTCTGAACCCAGTTGGCATTAAACCATCTTACTCCTATAAAAATTTGGAGTCAACTGCAACAACCATCAGCTCTAAAGGAAATTCAAGTATTAAGAATAGCTTATCCATTCGGGAAAGTGGCACTGTCTCTGGGAGAACAAATAAAGATCATTCTGCTTCAGTTGCAGagaaaaaaggaagagaacttGGCTCGGATATTTCACGAgcaattgattttcaaagaGCAGCTTCGAATGAAAAACTTAAATCATTAGCTTCTGAAAGCTCTGGTGCATGGATATTCCCAGATAATATGAGGCATCTGTGTATAACCACTGCAGGTAAAGAGGTACTAAATTTCTTGGAAGATAGCAGTACAGAAGTTAATGTTCATCAAAGTAAGATGAGGATCTCCTTGCAAGGAAAG CAAGATTCTCTGCAAGGGACTGATCCCACGATGAAAGGCAGCGAAAAACTACACAAGCCATATGAAGGCTCAGAAAAACATGGCTCTTCTGGACCATTTGGACAG GTACTCAAAATTGCGGTGATCATAGGCTTTGGAATATTTGTTCTGCTCAATAGACAAAAAGAAACCAG GACAAGTGAGGCGAGATCAAAGGATAGAAACTTCGCCACCGCCCCAGATTACATGGATCGACTAACTCCTTCAGAAGAACAATGGAGAACTTTAATGGAAAAGGAGGACTAA
- the LOC116018791 gene encoding uncharacterized protein LOC116018791 isoform X2, giving the protein MPGTIQVSVLEFKELSSSSPPSSVSLKVSMGKTVYQTWDKGDFTFPLTTFRDDLVVMLQDDEGNEISHTGVKTTLIVEKGSWDDIFHLEGGGYVHMKLQFILSEDERNRIRNVRESAMRKKQDRICGIAETATAVRDFKRELSDRTEGTSSSPMRQEDEVPLREHDRRSPAEKLETQSTPSTALVGPISEQHAQSKLRVLEINAAAGTTLGFQKKGDNKSSKPEGQVSGKTSSSVRKMISAFETSLSQERRPLAKTQASKSQPNIVGMGGSLKDPLVSKTWQETQTNTGKNGESSRTALNPVGIKPSYSYKNLESTATTISSKGNSSIKNSLSIRESGTVSGRTNKDHSASVAEKKGRELGSDISRAIDFQRAASNEKLKSLASESSGAWIFPDNMRHLCITTAGKEVLNFLEDSSTEVNVHQSKMRISLQGKQDSLQGTDPTMKGSEKLHKPYEGSEKHGSSGPFGQVLKIAVIIGFGIFVLLNRQKETRTSEARSKDRNFATAPDYMDRLTPSEEQWRTLMEKED; this is encoded by the exons ATGCCAGGAACAATCCAAGTTTCAG TTTTGGAATTCAAGGAGCTTTCATCTTCATCACCACCCTCCTCAGTTTCTCTTAAAG TTTCCATGGGGAAGACAGTATACCAAACTTGGGATAAAGGAGATTTCACATT CCCCTTGACAACCTTTCGAGACGATTTGGTTGTTATGCTTCAGGATGATGAGGGGAATGAAATTTCTCATACAG GTGTTAAAACCACATTAATAGTTGAAAAGGGCTCCTGGGATGACATATTTCATCTTGAAGGAGGGGGTTATGTCCACATGAAGTTGCAGTTCATCCTCAGTGAAGATGAACGCAACCGCATTCGCAATGtg AGAGAATCTGCTATGAGAAAGAAGCAAGACAGAATTTGTGGTATAGCAGAAACTGCCACTGCTGTCAGGGATTTTAAGAGGGAGCTTTCAG ATAGAACTGAAGGAACTTCATCTTCTCCCATGAGACAAGAGGATGAAGTACCTCTTCGTGAACATGACAGACGGTCACCTGCAGAGAAGCTTGAAACTCAATCAACGCCAAGCACTGCCCTCGTAGGACCAATTTCTGAGCAGCATGCTCAATCTAAGTTGCGAGTCTTGGAGATAAATGCTGCTGCGGGGACAACATTAGGATTCCAGAAGAAAGGCGACAACAAATCTAGTAAACCTGAAGGACAGGTATCTGGGAAAACATCTAGCAGTGTTAGAAAAATGATAAGTGCCTTTGAAACGAGTTTATCTCAG GAAAGAAGGCCACTCGCGAAAACACAAGCATCAAAATCTCAACCGAACATAGTTGGAATGGGTGGTTCTCTAAAGGATCCTCTTGTTTCCAAGACTTGGCAAGAAACCCAAACTAATACAGGGAAAAACGGGGAGAGTAGTCGCACTGCTCTGAACCCAGTTGGCATTAAACCATCTTACTCCTATAAAAATTTGGAGTCAACTGCAACAACCATCAGCTCTAAAGGAAATTCAAGTATTAAGAATAGCTTATCCATTCGGGAAAGTGGCACTGTCTCTGGGAGAACAAATAAAGATCATTCTGCTTCAGTTGCAGagaaaaaaggaagagaacttGGCTCGGATATTTCACGAgcaattgattttcaaagaGCAGCTTCGAATGAAAAACTTAAATCATTAGCTTCTGAAAGCTCTGGTGCATGGATATTCCCAGATAATATGAGGCATCTGTGTATAACCACTGCAGGTAAAGAGGTACTAAATTTCTTGGAAGATAGCAGTACAGAAGTTAATGTTCATCAAAGTAAGATGAGGATCTCCTTGCAAGGAAAG CAAGATTCTCTGCAAGGGACTGATCCCACGATGAAAGGCAGCGAAAAACTACACAAGCCATATGAAGGCTCAGAAAAACATGGCTCTTCTGGACCATTTGGACAG GTACTCAAAATTGCGGTGATCATAGGCTTTGGAATATTTGTTCTGCTCAATAGACAAAAAGAAACCAG GACAAGTGAGGCGAGATCAAAGGATAGAAACTTCGCCACCGCCCCAGATTACATGGATCGACTAACTCCTTCAGAAGAACAATGGAGAACTTTAATGGAAAAGGAGGACTAA